CATCGACGTGGAGCTTGCCACGCACCGTGCCGACGACGACCACCTCTTCATCCGAGGTGATCTCACCTTCGATCGTCATGCCGTTGCCGATGATCGTACCCGCCACGTTTCACGCTCCTCGCCGCGCGGTTGGCGACGTTTGTCCTTCCATTACCGAGCCCCGGACGAACCACCCAAGAGTTCGGCCGGCAAGTCGAAATCTGCTTCGATGCGCCCAGAGAATTCAGCGCCTTCTTCGAGGCTTACCTCGGGGCCTCCGAGGCTTCCCGCGACCTTGGCCGACGCGCGTACCACGATGCCGCCACGACTCGACACGTCTCCGGTGAGCGCACCGCTGATCGTGACCGTCGCGGCGTCGACGTTGCCTTGTACTTCGGCGCCTTCCTCGACGACCAGCTCGCCGCTGACGCTCACGTCGCCTTCGACACCGCCCTCGATGCGTAGATCGCCATCGCCTTGGATGCGACCACGTACGCGCGTGCCGCGTCCGAGCACGGAACCGTTGGTGTCCAAATCGTTCGTCTCCACCGCCGTTGCCGCTGCGCCCATGAACCTTCTCCGCGCACTTTACGCTTCCGCCGCGACAACTGTTTCGACATTTGGAGCTTCGGATCGCTTGCCGCGTCGTTCGCCCCAAACCCCAGTTGGTTTGGCAAAAGGCGCGCGCAAGCTACTCCAAGGCGATCGCGTCGGCAACGCTCGTCTGTCGTCTCGAACGCCGAGTCTCGCGTAGCTTCGTGGAACCCTCGCGATCGACCGTCGGGTGGGCACTTTCAGCCGCTTCGTGCAAGGATGCGCCCGTGGTCAGCCAGGCGGCACCTACCGATGTTTCTCTCGCGACGCCGACGCGCGAAATTGCCCGAGGCGTTGCGTGGCTCGCCGGCACCGCGATCGCCGTGCGCCTCGCCGAAATCGTCGTCGGTCGTAGCCCCCTCGGCGCCGCACTCGCAGGCGCAGTCATCGTCGACTTGGCGATGACTCGTGCCGGCGTGCGTTGGGACAACCTCGACGACGCGAAATCGAAACGATCTTCGTCCCGCATGTGGCAAGGCATCGGCATCGGCGTTGCTGTGGCAAGCGCGCTCGTGCTCGTACCGCTCGTCGTGAGCATCATCGTTGGAGCTGCAACCATTCAGCCGGGCACTCCATCGAGCTCGCTCGTGTTCGGCCTCTTGCGCGGAGCGTCCGTGGGCGTACGTGACGAACTCCTGTACCGCGGCCTGCCGCTGCTCGTCGCTGCGCGTGCGGGCGTGCGCTTGCCGGTTGCGATCGGCTACGCCGCGCTCGCGGGCACGAGCGCGCTCGTGTTCGCGGGAGGTTTGTCCTGGGAAGCTTTGCTCCTTGCGGCGTCGCAAGGCGTCCTCTTCGCGATGCTTTGGGCTCGTACGAATGCTGCGTGGGCCCCCGTCTCCGCGCACGCTGCGTGGGTATTTCTCACGGGCGTGGGCCTACGTGGAGGCATCGTCGAAGTGTCGTGGGAGAGCGGCATGCTCACGGATGGTACGCGCGCTCGCGGCCTTCCTGCTCTCCTTTGTGTTTTCGTCGCGGTCTTGCTGACCGCATTCGTTTCGAAGAAACTAGCAAGAACCTCGGAGATTCCCCATGGCCGTGCGTAACCGTGAATCGATCGTGTCTTTGCCAATCTGTTCGGCGCTTCTGATTGCTGTCGTGTCGAGCTTCGGATGCAAAGGCAGCTCGGCTCCGCCCGCTCCGGCCGTGGATGCACCTGCGACGGTGCCCGAAGCGAAACCTGCGGAGCCCGTCATGGGCAAACTCGACGAAAAGAATTTCAGCCTCGAGATGAAAGCAGCGGGTCCGTACACGGCGGGGCAGCAGGGCACGGTCGAAGTGGTGCTCGAGCCCAAGGGCGCATTTCATTGCAACCAAGAATATCCCTACAAAATCAAGCTCGGGACGCCGCCTGCGGGAATCACGTATCCGACGCCGGTCGTAAAGACGGATGCCGTGACCATCACGCCCGAAAAGGCGGTGATGAAGGTGCCCTTCGTGGCGGAAAAGCCCGGCGAAGCGAAGGTTTCGGGTAATTTTTATTTTTCGGTCTGCACGTCCGAGCAATGCGTGATCGAAAATCGTGAATTGGCCGTGCTCGTGAAGGTCGACTAGTTTTGCGGTTTGGCCAGCTTGACCCGCAGGTGACCGGTGCTCGTTTCGCCGCCTCCGAAAGCGAGCACCTTGATTGCGTAATCGCCCTCTGTTTCGGGCAGCTTCAGCTTGAAGCTGGCTTTACCATTCGCGACGGGCTGTTCGTCCCGAGAAACCACTTTGTCCACGGCCGCTTTGTAGGTTTGTCTCAGCGTATCCCACATTTCGCGCTCCGGCATCACTTTCAGGGCAATCGCCGAAGGCACCGCGGCGCGCACGACGCTGCGTTTCGTTTCGATCGTGAGCAGCGCTTTGCCCGATGCGACTGCATTGCTCTCCACGTTGACGTTCACCGTGGTTCCTGGAGCAAACGCCGTCGTTTCGCCGTCGATCGTCACCTTGGCGCTCGAGGGGTATTGCAGCACCGTCGCCGGATCGCCGAATAGATTGTAGAGCCCCATGTGTTCTTCCGCAAGCTCGACGGGATCCGATTCGAAGAGGAGCGGAGCGAGCGGCAATTCTCCTTCGCGCATTCGCTGCTTGGCCGTCACGATTCCTTCGCCAATGGTCGGGGCGCGTTCCGTGATGAACGTTTGCACGATGGCGTCGCCGTAAAGCGCATTCGAATAAGGGTGACTGTTGCGGCTCGAGGCGAAGGAAGCAATGGCGCCACGCGGATTGAGCGCCATGACCTCGGCGATCGATTGAATTCGTTCGCGGAGATCGAAAAAACCATTGCTGCACGTGAGCGAAATGAAAAAAGGTTGTCCTTCCTTGATCTGCATGAACTCGAGGTCGAACGTGGAGCCGAGCTGATAATAATTGTATTGGTAGCGCACGTCGTCGAAATGCGTCGGGGCGCCGTGTCCAACGTATCCGGCAATCAACGCTCCCTCCTCCAGACGGGAAACGAGTTTTTCCTGTAACTCGGGAAAAGGATAAGCCCAGGGTGAGCCGAGCTTGGGGAACACGATGTCGACGTCCCAATCGTAAGGGACTTTGTCGTCGAGCGTGCGGGTCATCGTGTTCTCAATCATGAAATCGGCCAACGGGCCGAAGTCGGCGGGACCGGTGAAAATGGTCATGCTGCGGCGCCAAGCGCCTTCCGATTTCGTCGTTTCATACCGGATCACCTTTTTTGCGAATCCGACGACATCCACCGCCAAACGTGCGGGGATGCGTCCTACCGCAAGTGGTCTTGGATTGGCTTTTGCATCGAGGCTCGGTTGTCCCGGCGCATCGATGTGCGCATAGGCATAAGGCTGGTCCGTCGCATATTCGGATTCACTGTATCGAATACGCCGCCGCTCGGAAGCGCTCCGTAAATCGTCGCGCACGCGATCGAAGGGATCGTCATCCAAATAGCGGAGTTTCGTGCGGTAAAACGTAGGCACCAAGGACCGTTCGGGGTCCAATTCATCATAGCCCGGAGCATCGCCGACGAGCAGCACGAAGCGCAGCCGCGATCCGCTCGCGGAAGCGACTTTGCGGATGGCTTCGAGGATGGGCGCGGTGGCGTCTTCCTGATTTTCGGTTGCAGGAATGATGTCTTCGAGCGCAATACGCTCGACGCCGAGCCCTCGCGCTTCGCGGTGGGCAAGGAGCGGCTCTGCGGCCTGTAGCAAGACGCGCGGGCCGATTGCGACGTAATCGACGTCCGCTCGTCCCGCCGCACGATCGATGACGGGCGCAGATGACGAGCGCGGCACTTTCGGTGCCGTCGTCGACCCGCAGGCGCCGGATAGAAGGAGCAATGGGCCGCCAAACACGGCAAGTGCCGCGCTGCGAAAAACACGCATGGGTCCATCGTACATCGTGGCGACGCGCGGTTCCAGGGATGATTTGGGCCCGGTAGAACTGGATCATCGATGTCCCAGGTGGATCGTCGATGGCCCATGCTCGAGCGACGAAAGGTGCCAACCCCTTTGGGAAGAAGTGGTTCAAACAACTAAAATAAAGCGCTCTAGAAAACGTGCCCCTGCCTTTCGAAAGGTGCCAACCCCTTTTTGGATCCACTATCAATCCGTAGTTCTTTGATCTTCGCGGATGGTGACACCTGGCAAGGCATTTGCTAACATGGGCAGCTAATGCGCGTCGTGCGCGTCGCGCAGTTGACGGGATTGCTTAGGAGTAGCCATGTCGGGCTCAACGTACACGGTCAAGTCTGGGGACACGCTCGGTGCAATTGCGAGCCGCAATGGGACGACGGTCAGCGAGATCTTGAAGGCGAATCCGAGCATCAAGAATCCGAACGCGATCTCCGTTGGACAAAAAATCACTCTCCCGGGCAAAAGTGGTGGTGGCGGCGCAGGTGCGGGTAGTGGCGGCAGCCCTGCGCCAAAACCCGAAGAAAAGCCGCCCGAAGAATCCAATTCGCAGCCGTCGGGCAGCGAGATTTTTCCGCTGTGGATCAGGCCCACCGCAAGCTGGAAGAATGGGCCCAGGTACTTTGGTTGCGGCCGAAGTGGCGGGCGCAAACACGCTGGTGTCGATCTTTATGCGCCATTTGGTTCGAAAGTCCGCGCTATTGCAGACGGCGTGATCATTCAGAAGCCGTATTACTTCTACGACGGCACGAACGCTCTCGAGGTGTTTCACCCGGGCATTGGCGTCGTGAGGTATGGCGAAATCAGCTCGAGCAAGAAGGTGGCGGTCAAGGCAGGGCAGCAGGTCAAAATGGGCGAGCTCATCGCATACGTGGGACTGCTCGATTCATTGAACATGTCGATGATTCATTTCGAGCTCTTCGGTGAATCGGCGCGAGGCAAAAACCTGACGGGTGGAGGCCCTTATCGCCGTCACCCGGCCCTCAAAGATCCCACACCCCTCGTGGATAGGCTTTACAAAAAGACGTTTGGTTGAGATTCCGCAACAAGCGGCGTTTGGAGAATGAAGACCATGAGCAACGCACAGTTGTCCTTCGAGTCCGGCGAACACCTCGACGTTCGCACGTTTGCGGTGCACGAGGCTATTTCGGCTTCCTTTCAAATCGATATCGTCGCCATGGGTGCGGACGACGTCGACCTCGAAAAGCTCAGCGGACGCCCAGCGTCATTTACTCTATCTGGCATCGGCGGCAAGCGCACCTGGACGGGCGTGTGTGCGCGCATCACGCAAACGAGCGTCGAACCGGATGGTTTGTCCACGTACGCGGTGAAAATTGCGCCGCAATTTTGGATGCTCAACCATCGCCGCAATCACCGCGCATTTCAGCATTCATCGGTTCCGGACATCGTCGAGAAAATCCTCAATGAATGGCAAGTGCCCTTCGAAATGAAGGTCGACGGTGCAGCCCACGGCAAGCGCGAATTCTGCGTGCAATATGGCGAAACGGATCACGACTTCGTTCGGCGCCTCCTGGTCGATGCGGGCATTTCGTTTCATTTCTCGACGCCCGAGGGATCCAATGAAACGAAAATGATCATCACGGATACGCCGACGTCTGCCGAGCCGCGCTCGAAACCGCTCCCATTCATGCGTTCTCCGAGCATGGGCGAAAAAAGCGAGCACGTGACCGAAATGTCGCTGCAGCAAATGGTGAAACCGGGCAAAGCCGTCGTTCGCGATTTCGATTTTCGTCGCCCAAGCTTCCAGCTCGCAGGGTCCCATGGAGGTGGCTCGAATGCCCTCATGGAAGATTATTTCTACGTTCCGGGCGCGACGAACGTCAAGGGCGACGGCGCTGTCGACAACACGCCTCACGCCGATAAAGAAGGCGCATATCGTCACAACGAAAAAGAAGCCACCGCGCGCGCTCAGCGGCATACCGAAGCACTGAAAGCCGCTTCCTGGCGCGCCTCGTTCAATACATCCGCAATCAATGTTGCAGCGGGCGACGTCATTTCCATCAGCGGTCATCCGCATCCGAGCGTCAAGAACGGGAAAAAGCTGCTCGTCACGTCGTCCTTCATTACGGGCGAAATCAATGAAGATTGGAATGCCGGTGCCGATGCGGTATCGGCCGAAGCGCCGTATCGTCCAATGTTGACGACGAGCAGCCCCACCGACCCGCATCGCAGCGAAGAAGATGGTCCGTTCAAGGCCGTGACGAAAGCGGACAAACCCCGCATTCAAGGGCTTCAAAGCGCGACGGTGGTGGGTCCGAAGGGCGAAGAGATTCACGTCGATGAATTCGGGCGCGTAAAAATCCAATTCCCTTGGGACCGCGAAGCGAAGGGCGACGAAAAAGGGTCGTGCTGGGTGCGCGTGGCGCAGCAATGGGCAGGTCCCGGCTACGGCATGATCACGATGCCTCGCGTGGGGCAAGAAGTTCTCGTCGGGTTCCTCGAAGGAGATCCGGATTTGCCGATGATCGTCGGGCGCATGTTCGATACGACGTCGCCCGTGCCGTATCCGATGCCGGAAAACAAAACGCGCACGACGTTGAAATCGAGCTCGAAAAATGGCGGCAATGAAATCACGTTCGAGGACAAAGCGGACGGCGAGCTGTTTTACTTGGCCGCGACGAAAGATTTCCACAAAATCGTCAAAAAAGACGAGCTCGAAGAGACCAAGGGCAACCGGCACGTCACGGTGGAGGGAGATCTGATTCTATCCGCCAAGGGGAACGTGATCATTCAGGCGGGTAAGGAATTGGTCGTCAAGGGCGGGCCGAAGGTGCAAATCAATCCGCCGGGGCAAATTTCACAAGCGGACAAACCCAAGGAATTGTCGGGACAGCAAGGGGGAGCGAAGCCTCCGCCGAAAGAGGAAGCTCCGAAAGCCGCGCCTCCGAAGCAAGAAGCGCCGAAGCCGAAAGAGCAGCCGGCCAAACCCGCGCCTGCACAGCAGCCTTCGGGCAAGTCGCAAGCAGCGCAGCAAAACGAACGCCTCTTCAAGATGAATCCGGGTGGGCCGACGGGCAAATTCCAGCAAGTCGCGGCGGCGCGCAAAGCTCACGCGGAGAAATATCAAGAATTGGCCAAACAGATTGGCGAAAAGCACAACATCCCGCCGGCCATGGCGCTCGCCTGGATGAATCGCGAATCGGCCTTCGGCGAATTCTTGGATTCGCGCGGGTACAGCAAGTTCGATGGGCAAGGGTTTGGCCTCTTCCAGGTGGACAAACGCTACCATACGCCGAGGGGTGGTCCGGCCGATTGGAATCACATCGATCAAGCGATGGGGATTTACAAGGATTACGTCTCGCAGATCAAGTCGAAGAACCCAGGCTGGACCGAAGAAGAATACATGGCCGCAGGTCTCGTTGCCTTCAACGCCGGACCGGGCAATGCGCGAACTCGACCGTCGAGTCCCGCGGCATGGGCGCAGCTCGATAGCGGAACGGCTCATATCGCGGATCCGAAGGGCGACTATTCGCGTGACGTTTGGTCCGAAGCGCAATGGTACGCGAAAAACCTGAAGTGGTAATCTTCGTGGAGGTTTGGCCATGACACTTTTGGTTGCTCGCAAAGACGTGGACATCTGCACCGGACATGATGCTTGTCCGCCGCGAAAAGCCGTCGAAGGAAGCCCCGACGTGTTCCTCGAAGGGTACGCCGTGGTGCGGCAAGGAGACCTTTGGGAATCGCACGGGTGCCCGGCGCACCCGCCGCACCAAGGCCGCGTGCTTCAAGCATCGGACGAGGTGATCGTCAATGGTTTGCCCGTGGTTCGAGTCGGTGATCCGCTCGATTGCGGAGGCAATGTCCAGACGGGATGCGAAGCCCTTTATGCTGGCGGAAAATTGTCGTCAGCGAATCCAAACGCCATCTTGAGCAGAATGGATCCGGGCGAAATGCCGCGCGCGACCGAAGAAGCGCCGCTCGATGCCGCAAGGGCCCAAGAGCTCGTGCCTCTTGCCAAAGAGCTCGGCGAACAGTACGGAATTCCTCCCGCGCTGGCACTCGGCATTGCGAGTCGTGAATCCGGGTTCGGTCGCCATTTGGACGAAAACGGATACGGCAAATACGATAGCAATGGATATGGTATGTTCCAGGTGGACAAACAGTACCATACGCCAACGGGTGATCCGTACAGCAGGGCGCATGCCGAACAAGCCATGGGGATTTTCCGCAATGATCTGGATCGCGTAGCTGCCGCGCATCCCGATTGGCCCCGCGAGCAGCAGTTAGCGACTGCCACGGCTGCTTACAATTTCGGTTATGGGAATGCGCGCACACAGCCGGCGGATGCCGCAGGTTGGGCGAGACTCGACGACGGCACCTCGGGCGACGATTATTCGCGTGACGTCTGGGCGCGCGCGCAGTATTTTGCAGACAACCTGGAGTGGTAATACGCCACTGCTCGACTTCGTCCTGCACTTCTCATGCGCATCATCAATTCTCCGCCGTTCGCCACGAGCTTCATCACGTGGCAAGAGCAACCTGGGCAATGGACGCTGACGCTCGTTTGCAAAGCGACGTTTTCGCTCGTGCCAGGAACTGCAGTCGTTGCGGCGGAGCCGGACGGAATCAACGACCACGACAACCATTGGGACGATGATCCGCAAAAGAGCGTTTATGCTCCGTCGGATCTCGTTCCGTACAAACCCAATCCCGAAGTGCTGCTCGTCGGCAATGCTTTCGCGCCGCGTGGTGAACCCGTGCGTTCACTTTTTGCGCGTCTGGTCGTCGGGCAAATGGACAAATCGGTCGAGGTATTTGGTCAGCGTACGATTGCGCCCGATGGATCGCTCGTGGAAGGACCGCGGTGGGCGCAGATGTCGCTTCGTTACGAGCGAGCTGCGGGGGGCGAGGGGTCTTGGAATCCCGTGGGCGTGGATCCTTCGGCGACGGATCCTTATGGTCGTCGCACGCTTCCCAATTTGCAGCCGCCCGCATTTCCCGATGTCGATCGTGGAGCACCCGTACCGGCCATTGGCTTCGGGCCGATGGCCGCGCGGTGGCCTGCTCGGAGTGACAAACTCGGGCCGCTTTCGGCCGCCTTTCTGCAAGGTAACTGGACCGAAACGGCGCTGGGGATGGACTTCGATGGTTCGTACTTCCAAGCGGCACCCTCGGATCAATTCATTGACGAAATCCGGGCCGACGAAACGATCGTGCTCGAAAATCTGCACAAAGACGTGGAACGGCTCGTCACCCGTTTGCCTGGGCTGAGGCCGCGAACTCGGGTCGAAATCGATGGTCTCCCGCCGTGGGAATTGTCGCTCGTCGCGGACACCTTGTGGATCGATACGAATCGGGCCATTTGCACGGTCATTTTTCGCGGGCAACTTCCGCTGGATGGCCGAGACCAACCGGGCACGATATACATTGGCGTCGAATACCCAGGCGAACCCGTGCGGTTTCCAGATCCCCCACAACGACCGCATGCCGCGAGCGTCCCGGAAAGCCCAACCGACGACGATTTCGACGACATGGACAATACGCACACGAATGCGGACGCGCTCGAGGGGCTCGATGCGGTTTTACCTTTCAAGAGCTCGCCGTCGCCCGCATTGCCGTGGGATCCTGGCGCCACGCCACCTGCGCCCGTTCGGTCAGCTTCGCCCATGCGTCCGAAACGCCCGGAAGACTTTGGCGCAACGGGTATCTTTCCGGCCGTATCCGTTTCCGGTGCCATGCCAACGTGGCTCGACAAAGGCGCCGCATCGAAATCGCGCTCGGCGCAGGCACCTCGGTCGACGGCGCCGCCTCCTGTCGCTCAGCAGCCATTGCAAGGTGCGCCGGTTGCGCCACCGCCGCCCGTTGCGCAAATGCTTCGCTCGAATGAAGTGGCGCCGCCGAGCTTGGCAGCGGCGAGTCACCGAGCGGCTGGCATTGAAAGCGTTCCTGCAGCATCGCGATCCGCGCCGCCGGTAGCGCCGCCCATGTCACGGCCCGTGCCGCCCATTGCGCCGCCCATGACGATGCCGATTCCGCCCGGCGCTCCGCCACCGCCGCCCATGCGAAGCTACGCGCCGACGCTGCCGGGCATCGTGGCGCAGCCTGCGCCGGGCGCGCCCGCGCCGCCCGTGGCGCCCGTCGGTACGACATTCGGTCAAGCCGCTGTGCTCGCGGCAGCGAAGGCGCATGCAGCCGTGCCGCCGTCTGCTCCGTCTTCGCCCTCTTCCCCGGCTCCTCCGGCGCTCGAAAAGGATCGATCGCGCGCGGGCAAACCGGATCCGCGAATGCTCGCGACGGCCGCATTTCTGGGAGCTGCGGAAGCATCGAATGCGGCGGCGACGACGTTGCCCGAGGAAAAGGACGACAAACTGCCGAAAGACAAGGTTTCGGCAAGTGCGTCTGGACCAACCCCTGGGCGAATGCTCGTCGACATTCTGTGGTACGATCCCGCAGTTGCCCCGCGTCTCGAGGAAAACCCCGCGTGGAAGCGCATTTTGGACGTCGATCCGCCGGAAGAAAAAAAGAACGAAGACGCGGACGGTTACCTCGAGCCGGACCTGGACAAACCCCAGAAAAAACCCGTCGAGCCTATCGAAAAGACGCCCGAGCAGAAGGCGAAGGACGAAAAGTCTAGGGTCTCGAAAGTATTGTCGCGCGCGACGCCCACCATCGACGTCGAGAATGCGCTTTTTTCGGCCGTCAATGACGATGGCGTGCTCGAGCCTCCGCTTTGCGTGGTAGCGGGCGAAATCGAATTGCCTTTCGACGAGGTCGAGACGCTGAGGGTGCTCACGAGCGCGGCGGCGCCGCTGGCGACGGGTGACAAGAAATTGAAAGAAACGGTCGATTTGGCCAATGAGGCGCTCGGCACGCCGCTCGGCAAATCACCCGAAGTCGCTGCGAACTTTTCCGTGCGTGTACGCGAAGCCTGGATGAAGGCGAATCGCATGCTTCCATCGGATTATTTGGACGTGCATTCACGCCGCGTGCTGCTCGAACAACGCAAGTATCAAATGCGCGAGCTTGCTTCGGCGGAATGGATTCGTGCGGTGCTCCATGGAGTATCGGGGGACAAACCAATTCCGACGTATCTGCCGGCGGATCTGTCGAAAAAGCTGCCGCTTTTCATCAAGTTTTCCGTGCGGCTCATTGCGGAAGTATTGCCGCAGCAGGATCAGAACGAAGCGCATGCGATTGCGCTGCGCGTGTATGCGCTTGCGCGCACGATTCCCGTGCGGCCGAGGCGATGACGAAGGTCACGGAACCCCAAAAATCGTGCGCGAAAGCATTCCGAGCCCAAAGCTCGACATGTTCGCGATGAATGCCCATCGCCATGGTTTTTCGAGGCCCAGAAATCGAAAATAAAGCGCTTCGGCAACGACGGCGAACGTTTCGGCAAAAGCCACCATGACCCAATACTTCGCGTCGCTGCTCATCCGTAACGATGCATGTGGTGCGTATGCGGATTGGTAAAACCAATCGAAGAGTTCCGGAATGACGAACCAGACGATGGGATGCGTCAGCGCCGTTGCCCCAAAAGCTTCGTGCACGCGCGCTCGCAGGCCGCGCATGTAAATGGGCATTTCGATGATTTGGGTGAACAAAAACGCCCAGAACCAAGGCATCGTCGTTGATTTCGAGCGGTAATCAGAAGATTTGCACGGACGTCGGAGGCGATTCGTGTTCGTCGTCGAGGAACCATTCAATCCAGGGCATGGCGCCTTCTTCGGTGACGACGAGCTTGATGGGAACGAGCGGTTTGCGCACGGCGATGACGATGTTGCCAATCATGTTGACGATGGGCGAATTGCCGGACAAGACCGCGACGGCCTTGACGTATTGAGCGTATTCGGCGCTGGTCCAAAAGTTACGCGATTCCTGATCCGCCGAACGGATGCCTCGTGCGTCTACGAGCAGAGGAACTCGGAAACCGACATGCATTTTTTGGAGCACGCCCATGTCTTCGAGGGCGTCCTTGATCGTGTGCTCGATGCCGTCTTTGAATACTTTGCGAATGAACCCCCGTTTGTCCCAGCGAAATGTCGCGGCACGGGTTTCGTGTTGGATCGATTCGTCGAACATCTCGTCTCGCTCCTCAGCGCTTGCGTCGATCGTGAAGTCGTTTTTGTGAAAGCGCAATACCGGTCTTCAGCGTGCTGCACGTGACGATGCCCGATAAGTCCAAACCCGTTTCGATCAAGGTTCGAGCGACTTCGGCCCGCATTCCCGTCAGAAATACCTCGACGCCCAATAGACGCGCCGCCGATGCAGCGCGCATGATCGTGTTGGCGACGTCCGCATCCACGCCCGCGAGCGCCGTGATGTCGATGATCGCCACGCGCGGATGATTTGCGGCAATGCCTGAAAGGATCGACGTCAGGATCTGATCGGCACGTTCGGGATCGACGGCACCGACCAGCGGCATGACCATGATCTCGTCGCTGATCGGGATGAGCGGCGTGCTCATCTTGCGGATGACTTCGGCCTGCTCGCGAAGCTCGTCATGCAGCCGCTGCCGTTCTTCGTCGGCACGCTTGCGCTCGGTGATGTCGTGGAGCACGCACACGAAACCATCGAAACGTGAATCGTTGTAGAGCGCCGAGACCGAGCACGACACGACGATGCTCATGCCATGTTTGTCGACCAGAACGAGCTCTTCGCCGCGGAGCTGATGAATGTTTTCTCCGAGTTCCAAAGGGACAAACTCGGACAAGGGTTTGCCCACGAGGTCGCGACGAGCATGCCCGAGGAGGTCGGTCGCAGCGTTGTTCACCGAGCGGATCGAGCCGTCGTGCGTCGTGACGAACAGCGCATCCGGAAGCGACGCGAAAATGTTGTCGAGGTACGCGCGCGATACCGTCGTGCTCTGAAGCTCCTCGCGCAGCATGTTGAGGCCGACGGCGACCCCATCGATGGCATCCTTCGCCTCGCTGATCTCGGCACGCACCGAGTAGTTGCGAACGGCGATTTGCGTGACGACGTCCATGAGTGACGAAAGCCGTCCTTCGCGGACTTTGCGCTCGTGTGCAAGGTCGGCAGCAAGCTCGGCGAGTGCCCGCATGAGCTCGTTCGACGAGGAGCTGCTGACTTCGAGAGCACGCGCGGCGCCTTCGTAGTCTCCAGCTTGGAGCTTGCGCACGAGGTCGCCTGGGCTGCGAAATGCATCGCTGCGCGGCGAAGCGCTGTGGGGCCCCGAGCCAGAGCGTGAGGTGGGTCCGTCGTCGTATCCTCCGATGGCCATCTACGATCGATCTCCGCGGTTTGCAGCACGCTGCATGCTTTCAGATACCAAAGCCAAGGAGCAGCTTCAGCCGCGCACACGATACCTGTCATGGGCGTGCTGAAGCAATGTTGCTGTAGCGGGTTTGTCCTGCGCGCCTCGTTGCATGCGTCAGCGTGCTGGCGTGCGTACGCGCGGACGCAAGCGAGCTGTCGCATGCATGCAAGCAAACGACCGACGCGGCTCGCGATGGGCCACTTGCGCGCAGGTGAGGTGCGCATGGTTCGTGCAGGGGCTTCGGCGCCGCAAGGAGGCAAAAAGATGGCTGGAATTCTGCGTAGACGTGAAGGACAGCAAGGTGAGAGCCGCGAAATGGCGCGACAAACCCAAGGCCAAGATCCATTTCAATGGCTGGCCGCGTGGGATCCGTTTCGCACGTTCGGCACGCTGGATCCATTTCGTCGCATGCGGGAAATGATCATGGATCCATTTTCGGAAC
This window of the Polyangiaceae bacterium genome carries:
- the tssI gene encoding type VI secretion system tip protein VgrG, whose protein sequence is MSNAQLSFESGEHLDVRTFAVHEAISASFQIDIVAMGADDVDLEKLSGRPASFTLSGIGGKRTWTGVCARITQTSVEPDGLSTYAVKIAPQFWMLNHRRNHRAFQHSSVPDIVEKILNEWQVPFEMKVDGAAHGKREFCVQYGETDHDFVRRLLVDAGISFHFSTPEGSNETKMIITDTPTSAEPRSKPLPFMRSPSMGEKSEHVTEMSLQQMVKPGKAVVRDFDFRRPSFQLAGSHGGGSNALMEDYFYVPGATNVKGDGAVDNTPHADKEGAYRHNEKEATARAQRHTEALKAASWRASFNTSAINVAAGDVISISGHPHPSVKNGKKLLVTSSFITGEINEDWNAGADAVSAEAPYRPMLTTSSPTDPHRSEEDGPFKAVTKADKPRIQGLQSATVVGPKGEEIHVDEFGRVKIQFPWDREAKGDEKGSCWVRVAQQWAGPGYGMITMPRVGQEVLVGFLEGDPDLPMIVGRMFDTTSPVPYPMPENKTRTTLKSSSKNGGNEITFEDKADGELFYLAATKDFHKIVKKDELEETKGNRHVTVEGDLILSAKGNVIIQAGKELVVKGGPKVQINPPGQISQADKPKELSGQQGGAKPPPKEEAPKAAPPKQEAPKPKEQPAKPAPAQQPSGKSQAAQQNERLFKMNPGGPTGKFQQVAAARKAHAEKYQELAKQIGEKHNIPPAMALAWMNRESAFGEFLDSRGYSKFDGQGFGLFQVDKRYHTPRGGPADWNHIDQAMGIYKDYVSQIKSKNPGWTEEEYMAAGLVAFNAGPGNARTRPSSPAAWAQLDSGTAHIADPKGDYSRDVWSEAQWYAKNLKW
- a CDS encoding LysM peptidoglycan-binding domain-containing protein; translation: MSGSTYTVKSGDTLGAIASRNGTTVSEILKANPSIKNPNAISVGQKITLPGKSGGGGAGAGSGGSPAPKPEEKPPEESNSQPSGSEIFPLWIRPTASWKNGPRYFGCGRSGGRKHAGVDLYAPFGSKVRAIADGVIIQKPYYFYDGTNALEVFHPGIGVVRYGEISSSKKVAVKAGQQVKMGELIAYVGLLDSLNMSMIHFELFGESARGKNLTGGGPYRRHPALKDPTPLVDRLYKKTFG
- a CDS encoding PAAR domain-containing protein codes for the protein MTLLVARKDVDICTGHDACPPRKAVEGSPDVFLEGYAVVRQGDLWESHGCPAHPPHQGRVLQASDEVIVNGLPVVRVGDPLDCGGNVQTGCEALYAGGKLSSANPNAILSRMDPGEMPRATEEAPLDAARAQELVPLAKELGEQYGIPPALALGIASRESGFGRHLDENGYGKYDSNGYGMFQVDKQYHTPTGDPYSRAHAEQAMGIFRNDLDRVAAAHPDWPREQQLATATAAYNFGYGNARTQPADAAGWARLDDGTSGDDYSRDVWARAQYFADNLEW
- a CDS encoding CPBP family intramembrane metalloprotease; the encoded protein is MVSQAAPTDVSLATPTREIARGVAWLAGTAIAVRLAEIVVGRSPLGAALAGAVIVDLAMTRAGVRWDNLDDAKSKRSSSRMWQGIGIGVAVASALVLVPLVVSIIVGAATIQPGTPSSSLVFGLLRGASVGVRDELLYRGLPLLVAARAGVRLPVAIGYAALAGTSALVFAGGLSWEALLLAASQGVLFAMLWARTNAAWAPVSAHAAWVFLTGVGLRGGIVEVSWESGMLTDGTRARGLPALLCVFVAVLLTAFVSKKLARTSEIPHGRA
- a CDS encoding polymer-forming cytoskeletal protein yields the protein MGAAATAVETNDLDTNGSVLGRGTRVRGRIQGDGDLRIEGGVEGDVSVSGELVVEEGAEVQGNVDAATVTISGALTGDVSSRGGIVVRASAKVAGSLGGPEVSLEEGAEFSGRIEADFDLPAELLGGSSGAR